The Primulina huaijiensis isolate GDHJ02 chromosome 9, ASM1229523v2, whole genome shotgun sequence genomic interval GAGAGCAAGTTTCGGAGATGCTCGAAATTGGGAGGGCTCAATTTGATCGGAGCTTCAAGCAATTGAGAAGTAAGTTTGTTATTGGATTCTCGAATCAAGAATTCTTTCTTGAGCGACTGTTCAGTTTCTGAGATTCCAATATCTGTTTCTTGAGAGTTTGATTAGCAATTAGCATTAgtttctctttctttctttcttttttttctgtTGCAAAATATCCAGTCTTCGGATCAAATTAGCTCGTGGACTTGCAAATACTGAGAGACGATTACCCCTTTTTTCCGTCTGTGTTCTGAATTGTTGGTGGGATACATTAGAACTTGGGCATTAATTGATTTTGATTTGGTGTTACAGAGACTGTGTATCATTCTAGTGGAATGTTGAGTAACTTGAGCTCGAGCTGGACTTCGAAGCCTCCTCTGGCTGTGAAGTACCGATTTGAGCCCGATTCAATCGAGCAATCTGCTGGTCCAAAGAGCCTTTGTTCCTCTCTGGAAAGGCTCTTGGCTTGGGAAAAGAAATTGTATCAAGAAGTGAAGGTACCGATTTAAACTCAAATTTCCTCATTTCagttcatttttatcataatcaaaCTTTTGTATTTCCTGTCTCAATTTAAGTTAAATTCTTCTTTAAAGCTTGCATAGACGCCATAGTGGACAATGGCATAAAGTTATTCCTTTTCTTGATTGCATCTTGCTAACCAAATGACAAATCTGTCCCTGGTAAAAGCTTGGGCAGATTACATAGATTTGCAACATGGTGTCTCTTTTTTGGGTGGTGGTGAATAATGGTGATTATTTATTCAAGGGGTTCAGCTTATCCATAAGTGCAATGCAAGCGCGGATCAAGTAGAGGTGAGGGGTGGCTATGgtccaaatttaaaattttatacggaattttaaatttggaattttatccggtaatttttttgaaaactcAAGCCTGGCCACTCGATTCATTGAGCCACCCCCTCACCCGAATTTCGTGTTCGCCAGATCATAAATGCATATCGCAGTATCTTTCTTCTGTAATCATGATTTTTAGATTCCCTTTTAGTGGAAGTGACTAAATTGCACCTAATGACTGTGTTGTGTGATACCAACAACCTGGAATGATCTTAAGATGTCAACTTGGAACATGCTTGTGGGTCCTCTCTTCTAATAGCCTTTGTCTTTAGTTCAAGCTGGTGTGTGCCTGTCATCACACACAAAAAGTTGAATATTTTAGCACTTCGATCAGTTCTTGCtgagaaaataattattcaggCAGTCTAACTAATTATTTCTCGGCTTAGACACTCAGCTATATTTACTTGGTGTGttgattattattaatttacgTGGTTCAAGTGTAGATTCACATGACATAATGGTAATCAATGCTCCAGGAGTATGTAACAAGGTATTGCATAGCAAGTCCCACAGGAATTGGAGCTGTATCTTTCCTTCACTTAAAGAACAGGATCTTTGTTTCGTTTCTACAGTTTTTGACGCAGTAAAATTTAGCAAGATAATAATAGATACTAGTTAAACTGTAAAAATCTGTACCAAAGAATTTATCATACTTAATTATTGATGTATGTCAATGTGTCCCTGATCATCAATGTAGGCTAGAGAAGGAGTAAAGATCGAGCATGAGAGGAAGTTGTCAACACTCCAAAGTCAGGAGTACCGGGGTGAAGAGGAAGCCAAGTTGGACAAGACAAAAGCCTCAATAAAGAGGCTTCAATCTCTGATTTCCGTGACATCTCAGGCCGTGTCAACTACCTTATCTGCTATTGTCACTCTACGAGACACTGACCTTGTCCCACAGCTAGTTGAACTCTGTCACGGGTAAGTACAAGCTTGTTCCCATTTGTTCGAAAGTCGAGAATAGGGATCTGTTTGATTTGTAGAAaaaagattttgattatgtTTGATGTGAATAATCACACGGTGCAGACCTAAACCACATCGAATGTCCGCTCAAGACCTTGAACATCATTAATGATTATATGCACTTGACATAAGTTGAAGTAttttggttggtggttcaatGTGAGTCAAATTGGTTAATGAGTCTGTCTAGCTGAATCACCTCTAACTTAATAGAGCTAAAACGTTTTTGAACTCGAGCTTCTGACAAGCATGAGCTCAATATTAATTGTTGATGAGCTCATAAGTCATCCTGTGATCTTAAACATTAGCTTGGGAGCTAGCTCTAGAGCCTGAGCTTGAGCTTCTTTGTTTTGAGTGGAGTAAATCCTAATTATGGTATTGAGAATCCAATTAAGTTTGTGCATGCAATCTATGTGACTCGAATTGAGCACTTAAGCCTCTTGATCCTCTAGTTTCACTGTCTCCATTTTCTAAATGCAGTTTCATGTACATGTGGAGATCAATGAATCAGTATCATGAAGTCCAGAATGACATAGTGCAGCAAGTTCGTGGCCTAGTTAACCGCACAACTAAAGTCGAAGCAACGTCTGATTTTCACAAGCAGGCGACTCGCGATCTTGAATCTGCTGTGTCAGCATGGCATTCAAGTTTCTGCCGTCTCATAAAGTTGCAACGGGACTTTGTTTGCTCTCTCCATGGCTGGTTTAAACTTACCATCCTCCCCGTTAACACTGAACCAGCTAATAACAGCCGGGAACTTCCTGAGGTTTTTGCTTTCTTTGACGAATGGAAACTGGCCCTGGACCGATTACCTGACACAGTTGCGTCCGAAGCCATCAAGAGCTTCATAAACGTCGTTCATTCAATCTTATTGAAACAGACGGAGGAGCTGAAAATCAAGAAACGTACGGAAACCGTATCAAAGGAACTCGAAAAAAAGGCTTCATCTCTCAGAAGCATTGAGAAGAAGTACTACCACTCTTACTCTATGGTTGGAATAGGACTTCCCGATGCAGGGCCTGAAAACGGGCAAGTTTTGGATGCACGGGACCCGCTGGCTGAGAAAAAAGCCGAGCTCGCTACTTGCCAGAGGCGGGTTGAAGACGAGATGGTTAAACATTCGAAGGCTGTGGAGGTGACAAGAGCAATGACATTGAACAACATTCAAACTGGATTGCCTGGAGTTTTCCAAGCCATGGCCAGTTTTTCTGCCTTGATTACAGAAGCTCTGGAGACCGTTTGCACCCGTTCTTATGCCATTAAGTAGAATCAACATCT includes:
- the LOC140984300 gene encoding nitrate regulatory gene2 protein-like, translated to MGCTASKLDNEDTVRRCKERRRLMKESVYARHHLAAAHSDYCRSLRMTGSALVAFASGESLSVSHHTPAVFLRTPSAATVKPPTSIPSHPNPSPSPSPSFHPPPPPPMSTASSHHQRQKKQQPPPPPSLRKKPVKLPHILSDSSFSSSPPHHNNFTYNARANSTYSTTPSQASSVWNWDDFYPPPSPPDSEHFHQLQNAKNHIEHHHSSDEDDDKASSFSSDHCQKPFGVNENQKFDDRASNYSSYSRYSTNSTVKNSMRRGPGPMPDSKKAHWENKEEEETEREEVQCSEWDDHDHYSTTSSSSDDNVEEDSESRSDYGTQSNLGSSKKGSAAAANNNNMRNDNVNLNSKFSSKMDKLSSGDDSKSSVSWGNGNGEGINSDRRLVVRHKDLAEIVSAIREYFDKAASAGEQVSEMLEIGRAQFDRSFKQLRKTVYHSSGMLSNLSSSWTSKPPLAVKYRFEPDSIEQSAGPKSLCSSLERLLAWEKKLYQEVKAREGVKIEHERKLSTLQSQEYRGEEEAKLDKTKASIKRLQSLISVTSQAVSTTLSAIVTLRDTDLVPQLVELCHGFMYMWRSMNQYHEVQNDIVQQVRGLVNRTTKVEATSDFHKQATRDLESAVSAWHSSFCRLIKLQRDFVCSLHGWFKLTILPVNTEPANNSRELPEVFAFFDEWKLALDRLPDTVASEAIKSFINVVHSILLKQTEELKIKKRTETVSKELEKKASSLRSIEKKYYHSYSMVGIGLPDAGPENGQVLDARDPLAEKKAELATCQRRVEDEMVKHSKAVEVTRAMTLNNIQTGLPGVFQAMASFSALITEALETVCTRSYAIK